DNA sequence from the Leptospira limi genome:
CATCAGAGAGGACTTCTTCCTCTTCCTTCTTTACCATTTCATTGATTTGTTCCGTCGCTTTTCCTGTAACTTTGGATTTGCGATTCAATCGTTTGATGGAAATTTTATTGGAGGAATCTTCTTTTTTAACAGTTATCTTTTCCGGTTTTTTGGAAGTTTGAGTATCAGTATTGATAAGAATAGGATCTTCTGTTCCCGTTTTGGTTTCAGGTTCAGCTATATCTCTGCCTTGGTTATAATTATTGGAATCTGATCTTAGATTACGGATTGCATTTTGAATTCCAATCGCTTTAGGACTATATTGTTGTAATGACTCCAATATAACTCCTAATTCACGAGAAACTCGTCCAATTATTGGTCCATCAAAATCATTTGGAGTACTATCAATTAAAGATTGGTTTGTTTGGATGAGTTCTGGTAACCGAGTGATTACGTTAGGTAAATCTTCTTCCAAATAGGCAGCTGCTTGCATTTCTTTATCAACTGCTTCCCCTACTGTTTTTTTGCTATCAGCACGTAAGGCAATATTCTCACCAAATTCTAATAATGCGATAGTTCTATGTGCTTCTTCAATAAAGGAATCATACTTTCTATTATTTGTAACAGGAATGACAACATCTTTTGTTTTATGTGGATCTAAATCACTACCTTGGTATTCACGATACTTCGGAGAAACATCTGTTAATTGGAAGGGTTTTGAAGTCGAACAACTGAAGAAAAAGAGTAAGAGCACCCACAAACTGCCTTTCCAAATTATGTCTTGACCCTTTTGAAACATATGATAGCCTACTTCCATACTTTGAATATCGGATACGTACTATAAGTAAAATTAGCGGCAACCTCGCTGGTCTTAAGCCAAACCAGCTAAAAAAGTTAAAATCTCTCTCCGAAAGGCGACTTCGAGAGGATTCTATCATCTCTATGGAGCTCGCAAGGCTCGTCGGTGAGATTTCTGTCGAAATCGGAAGGCAAATTGGCCTTCTCATAGAGAGGACAGGTTATGTCACTCATCTGATTGTTGGCAACGACCACTCCATCGAAATTCCCCATTTAGACCGTTACCGAGTTGCTCATTCCCGTTTGCGTGGCCTTCGTTTATTCCATACACATCTCAAGGAACAGCCGTTAAACCAAGAAGATTTAATGGACCTTGTTCTCAACCGTTTTGATTCCATTACCGCAGCCTGTGTGGATAAAGATGGAATTCCAAAATTCTTTTTTTCGGCCTTTATCAATCCAGACCCCGATGCCAAAGAACCTTGGATCCTTTCTCCTAAACAATACCCAGGACAAATTAAGTACGGTTATTCGGACGAAGTAGAAGCACTCGAATCTGAATTTACAAAAAAAACATCTAACCTGAAGGAATCACAAAAAGAAAACCGCGCTTTCCTTGTGGGTGTTTATGATGTCCGAAAAATGAAACGTTCTCCTGAACATTCCATGGCTGAATTAAAGGAACTTTGTCGTACTGCAGGGATCCATGTTGTGGATACTTATATGCAAAAAAGAGATCCCGATCCCAGAACAGTTGTGGGAAAAGGAAAACTCCAAGAGATCATTTTAACTTCTGTTCACAAAGACATAGAACATCTAATTTTTGATTTGGAACTCACACCTTCTCAGGCAAAAAAAATCTCTGATGCTAGTGATTTAAAAATCATCGATCGTACCCAACTCATCTTAGACATTTTTTCCAAAAATGCAAAGTCCCGTGATGGAAAATTACAAGTAGAACTTGCCCAACTTAAATATCTGAAAAATCGACTCTCTGAACTGGATGATAACATGAGTCGCCTAACGGGTGGTATTGGTGGTAGAGGACCTGGGGAAACCAAACTAGAGATTGGAAACAGACGAGTGGAAGAAAAAATCAATCGTTTGGAAAATGAACTAAAAGACCTCAAACGAAGAAGGGAACTCAATCGTAAATCTCGTTCTCGAAATGAAATTCCGATCGTAGGAATTGTAGGTTACACCAACGCAGGGAAATCAACTCTTCTCAATGCTCTTACGAATTCAACAGTGATCGCGGAAGACAAATTATTTGCAACCTTAGACCCAACCACAAGGCGTATTCGGTTTCCCGAAGAACGAGAGATCATCATTTCTGATACAGTAGGTTTTATCCATGACCTTCCTCCCGATTTATCCCAAGCCTTTAAAGCTACTTTAGAGGAATTAGGTGATGCGGATTTATTATTACATGTGGTGGATGTGACCAATCCAAATTACTCTGAGCAGATGGATGCAGTTGATACCATCCTCAATTCGTTACAATTAAATGAAATTCCGCGGATGGTTGTTTTTAATAAAGCGGATGGATTGGATGAAGAAACATATGGCAATTTACAGAAAAATGGTTCTTTGTTGGTTTCTTCCATTACAAGGGAAGGGCTTTCTAAGCTCCTTGATTTGATCGAGTATGAAATTTGGAAAAAGAAGGAACAAAAACAGTTGGAAGTTACATCCAATTGAGAATGGCTTCTTTTTTGGTATTGTAAATTTGTAATTTTTTGGGTAGATCCATGAGTTGGATTACGTTTTCTAAAAAGTGATTTAAGCCTCCAATTTTAATTTTTCCAGTTTGTGCTTCTACAGTTTTAATAATACTGATCAGTGTTGCTACACCAATGCTATTGATGTATTCCAATTGACTCAAATCTAAAATAATTTGGTAAATCCCATCCTCAAAAACAGAAGATATGCTTCGGTTGATTTCATAAGCGTTGGTATTCGTGATTTGGCCGACAAAGGATACTACTTGCACGACTTCCCCTTTGATGCGGATGGATTCCGTTTCAATGATGAGGGAAGGGAAGGTAAACTTTGTCATACGTTTAGAGGTTCTCCAGCAATCGAATGGCAACAGTCTTTTGTTTGATGATGTTTTTCATCGTGTCAATTTCCATTAACGATTTTTGAAATTCACCTTCTGTTGCTGCATGAGTAACGACAATCACTGATACAGGTTCCGAAGAGGATTCCTTCTGTTGGACGGATGCAATTGAAATATTATGACGACCTAAAATTTGGGAAATTTCGGCAAGAACACCTGGTTTGTCCACAGTAGAAAAACGTAGGTAGTATCTAACTAAATTCTCAGGTTCTGGGAATCGTTTACCTTCAGGGAAAAGATTGTTTTCTTTTGCGATGTCTTTACTTCCTAAACGGGAGGCATAATAAATGATATCTGAAAGTACAGCACTAGCAGTTGGCATTCCACCTGCTCCCTTACCTGTCATCATTCCAGAATCCGCTTCTTTTGTTTTGTAAAACACAGCATTGGATTCGTTCATCACATTTGCGAGTGGATGATCGAGTGGTACAAGAGTAGGGTGAACCTTTGTTAAGATCCCCGCCGAACTTCGTTTAGAGATTCCGAGTAGTTTAATCCTATATCCAAGGGAAAGTGCTGCTTGGATATCCATGGATTGTAATTCAGAAATCCCTTTCACGGAGACTGTTTGGAAGGAAACGTATTCTCTGAATGCTAGGCTCGCGAGCAAGCTGATTTTATGACCTGCATCGATCCCTTCCACATCAAAGGTTGGATCAGCTTCGGCAAATCCAAGTTCCTGTGCTTTTTTGAGAGCTGTTGCATAGTCCCAAGATTCTTGTTCCATTTTGGTTAAAATAAAGTTTGTGGTTCCATTGAGAATCCCACAGATCACTTCAAATTCACAAGAAGCAAGTCCATCTCGTAATGTACGAATGATGGGAATGGATCCTGCCACGGCAGCCTCATACCCTAATTCAACACTGGCTTTCTCGGCAATCGGGTAAAGTTCGCGTCCTTTTTCAGATAACAATGCCTTATTTGCTGTGATGACTGTTTTTCCATTTTCCAGGGCAGAACGTACGGCTTGGTATGCGGTGTCGGTACCGCCTATCAATTCAACAATCATATCAATATCCGAACGTTTTGTAACAGAAAGTACGTCGTCTGTGACGGGGATGTTCGTTTTACCTTGGAGTTTAGCCGGGTTACGGGTAGCAATGATTGTTAGTTGTAAGTTGATTCCATAATGACGTTGGATTTTTTCTCGGTTTTTGTCCAAGAGTTGGAGAAGACTTGTGCCGACAACTCCGGCACCCAATAGACCAATGCGAACTTCTTTCATCTAGGATCACGATTTCTTAGGAGAAACGGAAACACACTTAAAAAAATTTTAAAAAAAAACAAAATTGAGAAGAAGTTCTTCAGCTTTTTCTGTTTTTATGAGATAACTATAATTAGAATTGTCTCGGCAATAAGGATTATCATTATGGCAACGAAAAAATCATCATCTGCCGCTAAGAAGAAGGCTGTTAAAAAAGCGGCCAAGAAAACAAATACGGTTAAGAAACAATCTACAAGAAATGAAAGCGCTTCGCTTTTCGGAAATGACGAATCGGCACAAGCTTCCCTTCAGTCTCCTGTTTCCCATTCAGAAAGTTCTCATGGAACGAAAGAATCTGGCAATGGAGTGTATCTATTTTTAGTGTTAGCGGGAATCCTCGCAATCGGATACTTAGGGTATGTCAAATACCTAAAACCAAAGGCTCCTGCAGCGACTACACAAGCGGAAGCACCAAAAGCACCGGTTGACGCTCAAACAAAACCAGTGGCTGAAACACCTGAGAAGAAAGTAGAAGAGGCTCCAAAAGAAGTGGCTTCCTCAGGTTTTCTCGTGGATAAAATTGCTTCTAAAAAATTCACAGAAGCAGCTGCGTATTGTAAATCAGTAGGTGGGGTGGTTCCTTCCAAAGAGGATTTGGTTAAATTTGCTGCAACTGCACCAAATGAGATCAAAACGAGCGAAGATAAATTTTGGACAAAAACTGAAATAGACAAAAAGTCTGGTTTGGCTTACCGTTTTTCTAATGGAAAAGCTCCCAAAGTAGACAAAGCGACTGCTCTTAAGGTTCTTTGTAAAAACTAATCTCTAACGAGAGTTCGATTGGATCGGGGCAAGAATTTCTCTTCTGATTTTTAAAGCTAAGTCAGAAGAGGCAAACATCTGCCCCGAACCATCTGTTAAATAAAAACTATCCTTCGCTCTCCCCGTTTCCATATCTGTTTCAATGGTTGCACTCAAGATGTTGATTTGATTTTGCATCAGGATTCGCGAAACATAATACAACAAACCTCTTCCCGCACTACTTTCTAAATACAAACATGTTCGGTTTTTTTCTGGAAGATCACTGAAGATGAATTCAGGAGTTTCTTTAAAAAAAGTCGCCACGGCTGGTTCTTGGATCTGCAATTTTTCGAGAATCTCTTCAAATTTTGCATTTTTGGAAAAAACAGAATCCATCATCATTCCTAATTGGAATGCCACTTTTGTTGTATCGCCACCATCTGCTTGCAAAATAAACGAATCGATCGTATATTCATTTCCTTGTTCAATGACTGTGCTAAGTTCACCAGAAATGATGTCCATTTTTAATGCATAAATGATTGTTGCAATCCTGTGAAAGGTTCCAATTTGTGTGGAATCAGTTTTTAAGGAAATGAGGATGTTTTCTTTTTCCCGTTTGTATTGAAACTCGATCAATTTTGCATTTCCTTTTCCCACTGATTGTATACATGCACAGGAAATTTCAATCAAAAGGTTTCGGCGAAATCGGCCGATGATGATAAAAGACAGTATGAAAAAATTACTAATGATTCTATTCGTATTGGGGTTTTTCTTCACACCCCTTGTTTCGGAAGAGGAAACGTCGGAAGAATCACCCTTCGCAACGACAAAAAAGAAAGTCCAACTTTGGAAAGGTGAAGTGACTGGAGTTTATAAAAATAGACTTTGGATCAAAGTACGCATTTATCGAAACCAAAAGATTTCAAAGTATTCAGTTTCAGAATTAAAAGCACTTTTTGCGGAAACCAAAGAGTTTCCAGTCTATCAAAAGCTCACACAAATCAAACAAGGTTTGCTCATTGTAAGAGATACCATTTGGGAAGAAAAAAATATCAGTAAAAACAATCAATTTATCGAAGTTGTGTTAGTCGGTGATTATAAACCAGATCTTAATTCAAAAATGAAAGAAATCACTACCGATGCTTATATTGCAAGTTATGTGGAAGAAGATTTTTTTACAGAACCAGATGCTTTTTTTAAAGGAAGGTATACCTCTCCTCGTAAAACTGTTTTTCATCCGAAAGATCGTAAGGAAATGGTTTTGGTTTCTAGAGGTTTGTTTTTATACGGACAAGGAACAGACCCTTCCTCTGATAGTTTTAACCCTTACTTTTTAGAACCAAAAGCTTCTAGTTTAAAAGAAATTCCTTCTTTTTATATTGATAAGTATGAAGTTACGAATGCTGAATACGATTTTTTCCTAAAACAAACGAATACCAAATCACCTCCACATTGGATTGGTGGTAAGTATCCTGAAGGAGAAGATGATCATCCAGTTGTACATCTTACATACCGCGAGGTAGAAAAATATGCAGCTTGGGCGGGGAAACGAATTCCTACAGAATGGGAATGGGAAAAAGCGGCTCGTGGTCCAGGAGTTGTGGAATATACAAACCGAGATGAAACTTTAGGTTACCAAATTATTGCCTCCAAATATCCATTTGGTGATGAATATGATTCCTTGTATTGTAATACGAGAGAATCAAAAATTGGAAAAACACAGTCTGTTTATGAACTTTCTACTGAAGGTGCAAGCCCTTACGGGGCACTTGGAATGTGTGGGAATGCAGCAGAGTGGACATCCAGCGATTACCAACTGTACCCTGGCCATCATATCAAAAACTTTTCCTTTGGAAAAATCTACAAAGTAGTGAGAGGTGGATCTTATTCCGATTCCGCCAAAAATGCGACGGCAAGTGCTAGATCTTATGGTGGGATTCCTAACCTAAGTGAAGATAGGCGAGCTGGATTTCGATTGGTGATGGATTACCGAGACTAAATTATTTAGGACAAGTCTCGTTTTTTTTACCGAGTTTTTTACAGATTTTACCAAGGACATCTTGTTCTTCAGGAGAAAGTACAGCAAATTCAGATGTGATCCGTTTTACGTGGTCAGGGAAAATTTGTTCGATTAGTTTTTTTCCTTCACCAGTTAGGTGGACAGAAATAAACCTTCTGTCCTCCACTCCACGGACTCGTTCCACCAAATTTCGTTTTTCTAAGTTATCGATGACGAGAGTGATGTTTCCCGTACTTTTGAGGATTTTATCTCCCAAGTCTTTTTGGCAAAGGGGACCTAAATGGTACAAAGTCTCTAAAACTCCAAATTGGCTTTCCGATATATTCCATTTGGTGAATTCAGATATAAGTCTGGAAGACAAGGACTCGGACGCACGTTTTAATTTGATAAACGCATCGAGTGCTTGTACTTCCTTTTTAGAGCCTTTGAATTTTGTTCCCATTGGTTTAATATCAAACTATCAAATCTCAAACCATTTGTCAATCGGTTTCTTGGCTCTTTTGGAAAAGTTCCTTCATGAGCCTTAGAGTGCCCGAAAGACCAAGCACTACAGACGAAGCAGCTACACCACCCATAAGGGCACCCGCCACTCCTGGCGAGCAAGCATCTGCGCCTGTTAAGTAAAGGTTTTTGACAGTTGTCCTTACTCCTAACCATTCTTGGCGAAAGCGTTCTGGTGTACAGGAAAGTCCATAAATGGAACCTTCTTTGTGGCCTGTAAAGTATTCAGTGGTGATGGGAGTGGATAGTTCTGTAAATTCAATCAAGTCACGGAAACCAGGAAACCGTTCTTCCAAAAACGACAACATCCCCTCTGTGATAGTTGCCTTTAATTCGTTGTAGTCTTCTCCCCGTTTTTTCCAAGGTTCTTCCTTCCATTTTGCGAAGTTTGTATAATCAGCAAAACTAATCGCTTCGGCTGTGTGGCCCTCTGCTTCTGGATTTTTTAACGAAGGAAATGATAAATACATCATCGGTGGTTTTCCATGGATCAAGTCGTTTCGTTTCGCATAACTTTCGTCATGATCTACAGTTGGAAAGATCCAATGGTTTTCTCCGTGAAATCCAAGTTTGGTTGGTGATTCCTTAAAACCAATGTAGAGTGTAATGGATGTAGTACCTTGGGTACTCAAAGATTCTAAGGGTGAACCAAATGCCTCGGAATATTGTTTTGGTAAAAGTTTTTTGTAAGTGGTGTAAGCACCTGCATCCGAGATGATTTCATCAGCAAAAAAACTATGTTCGGTGATGGTTTTACCTTTTTGTACATCCACCTTCACTCCAATTGCTTTGTCACCATCCAAAATGATTTCTTTTACAGTGTGGAGGATTTTCATCGCACCACCATTTTTTTCGACAATGGGTTCAATTGAATCTACAATTTTGGAAGATCCACCGATCGGAAAATAACCACCGTTAAAGTAATGGGCCACTATCATAGAATGGATGGCAAAAGAAGAATCTTTGGGGGGAAGGCCATAATCACCCCACTGGGAACAGAGTAGAGCTCTCAGGTTCTCATCTTGGAAATGAGAGTCCATGTATTCTTTCGTTGTGATGTAGGGAGTTTTGATATGGTCTAACCCTAATAACTTTGCTGCCTTTTCAAAAAAAGCAGGTAAGGCTTTGAGAGTGAAATGCCTACCAAACCATTGTGTGAAGGTTTCTACATCCTTGAAGTATTGGTCGATAGCCTTTTCTTCTTTGGGGAATTTGGATTTGAGATCATTCCGAAACCGTTCTTTTTCTCCATAAACTGGAAAACTGAAGTTTGGGTAATCAAAGACCTCAAAAGGTTCTTCCATTTTTTTCCATTGGACTCCACGTTTTGTGACAGAGTCAAAGAGGGTTCTTAACATAGAACCTTCGGCCAAATCACCAATGTAATGGATTCCAACATCCCATTCATACTTTCCTAAACGTTTGAAGGTGTGTGTAAAACCACCTAACTTAAAATGACGTTCGAGGACTAAAACTTTTTTGTTTGCGACCTGTGACAAAATGGAAGCAGCGGTTAACCCGCCGATTCCAGATCCAATGATGATGACATCGAATTTAGTTTCCATGATTAGTATTTTGTCTCAACAGTATAATCCAAAGTCACTGTTTCACCAGCTTTGAGTGGAACATCAGAATAGGATTTTGTAGAGGATTCTTTAATGAATTTGTGGGAGGATTTTGTAATAGTCCAATCTCCCCATAAACTTGCATAAAATCGAATTTCAATCGCTTCTTTTTTTCGGTTTCGAATTTCAACCGAATAAGAAGATTTATCACCTCGAGATAGTTTAAACACTTCATAGGAAAGACGTTTTCCGTTCGCAACAACATCAAATGCTTGGCCAGTTTTAATTTTTACATCTTCGTTTTCAGGTGTATGGTCAATTGTGTCTTCGCCAAGTAATTGTTGTCTTCCTTTGGAATCAGCTTTAAAAACACGAATGGTTCCTTGAGGCAGTGGTCTTCCTAAGTTATTTTTTTTAGCATTTTTAAAAATATACTTAATCGTAGCGTTATTAAAATTTTTTTCATTTCCTTCATACATGGGAAGATTTTCGAAAACAAAATACTTTTTGATTTCAATTCCTTCTGATTGGAAAAGTTGAACCTGTTTGGTTTGGTTGTATCCGATTGTTGTTGGTTGGTCTAAAGTGTAGAGGTAATATTCAGAAAGATTTTCTTGGTTAAATTCAGGAGCAGAATCAGCCATTTCATCATATTCTTTTGCCATTGTTTTTTTTACATAACGTGGTTGTGGTGTGTAGGCTGGTCTATTGGAAATTAAATTAACTTTGCCTGCCACTAGTTGGAGTACTGCATTTTTAAATTCAGCACCTGAGTTATTATTGAGTGTGACCCAAGAATTTAGACCACATTCATTTTCTTCTTTGTCTAAAACAAGAATGTAGTCCGCTGACCATCCGAGCCCATTGGTTTGATAGGAAACTTCTACTGATTGTTCTTTCTCAGTTTCATTCTTTAATTTCCAAACTAACGTTGGTTTAGCGAATAAGTTCTCTGGAATCGTTGGAACAGTGACACGTCCATTGTATCCCAAAGAGACTTCATTTCCGATTTGATAAACAGGACTCCCATTATTGGCAATGAGTTTGGCCTTCACGGAGGTAGTTTTTTCCTTTCCATCCTGGTAAAGTGTAACTTCTTTCCCAATGTATTTATCCATAAGCCGTTCAGGAGAGATTAAATCATATTCATAGTTTTGTTCGAAGACAGTTAGTTTTTTTGGGTCTTCCCCTTTTACTCTCACAGTTTGTGGAATGATTTGGGAAGGCACATCTTCGAATCGTAATGTTTTGATTCCTTTTGAAAGATTGAGAACTCTTGTTTCTCTTACGAGTCCAATCCCACCATTATAAATGGTTACACTCACCGACTTACGATC
Encoded proteins:
- a CDS encoding formylglycine-generating enzyme family protein translates to MKKLLMILFVLGFFFTPLVSEEETSEESPFATTKKKVQLWKGEVTGVYKNRLWIKVRIYRNQKISKYSVSELKALFAETKEFPVYQKLTQIKQGLLIVRDTIWEEKNISKNNQFIEVVLVGDYKPDLNSKMKEITTDAYIASYVEEDFFTEPDAFFKGRYTSPRKTVFHPKDRKEMVLVSRGLFLYGQGTDPSSDSFNPYFLEPKASSLKEIPSFYIDKYEVTNAEYDFFLKQTNTKSPPHWIGGKYPEGEDDHPVVHLTYREVEKYAAWAGKRIPTEWEWEKAARGPGVVEYTNRDETLGYQIIASKYPFGDEYDSLYCNTRESKIGKTQSVYELSTEGASPYGALGMCGNAAEWTSSDYQLYPGHHIKNFSFGKIYKVVRGGSYSDSAKNATASARSYGGIPNLSEDRRAGFRLVMDYRD
- a CDS encoding STAS domain-containing protein, with product MTKFTFPSLIIETESIRIKGEVVQVVSFVGQITNTNAYEINRSISSVFEDGIYQIILDLSQLEYINSIGVATLISIIKTVEAQTGKIKIGGLNHFLENVIQLMDLPKKLQIYNTKKEAILNWM
- a CDS encoding MarR family winged helix-turn-helix transcriptional regulator, with the translated sequence MGTKFKGSKKEVQALDAFIKLKRASESLSSRLISEFTKWNISESQFGVLETLYHLGPLCQKDLGDKILKSTGNITLVIDNLEKRNLVERVRGVEDRRFISVHLTGEGKKLIEQIFPDHVKRITSEFAVLSPEEQDVLGKICKKLGKKNETCPK
- a CDS encoding DUF4139 domain-containing protein codes for the protein MKSKIVTITSLSFLLFTTTTITSDSAFDLSTESDRKSVSVTIYNGGIGLVRETRVLNLSKGIKTLRFEDVPSQIIPQTVRVKGEDPKKLTVFEQNYEYDLISPERLMDKYIGKEVTLYQDGKEKTTSVKAKLIANNGSPVYQIGNEVSLGYNGRVTVPTIPENLFAKPTLVWKLKNETEKEQSVEVSYQTNGLGWSADYILVLDKEENECGLNSWVTLNNNSGAEFKNAVLQLVAGKVNLISNRPAYTPQPRYVKKTMAKEYDEMADSAPEFNQENLSEYYLYTLDQPTTIGYNQTKQVQLFQSEGIEIKKYFVFENLPMYEGNEKNFNNATIKYIFKNAKKNNLGRPLPQGTIRVFKADSKGRQQLLGEDTIDHTPENEDVKIKTGQAFDVVANGKRLSYEVFKLSRGDKSSYSVEIRNRKKEAIEIRFYASLWGDWTITKSSHKFIKESSTKSYSDVPLKAGETVTLDYTVETKY
- a CDS encoding phytoene desaturase family protein, producing the protein METKFDVIIIGSGIGGLTAASILSQVANKKVLVLERHFKLGGFTHTFKRLGKYEWDVGIHYIGDLAEGSMLRTLFDSVTKRGVQWKKMEEPFEVFDYPNFSFPVYGEKERFRNDLKSKFPKEEKAIDQYFKDVETFTQWFGRHFTLKALPAFFEKAAKLLGLDHIKTPYITTKEYMDSHFQDENLRALLCSQWGDYGLPPKDSSFAIHSMIVAHYFNGGYFPIGGSSKIVDSIEPIVEKNGGAMKILHTVKEIILDGDKAIGVKVDVQKGKTITEHSFFADEIISDAGAYTTYKKLLPKQYSEAFGSPLESLSTQGTTSITLYIGFKESPTKLGFHGENHWIFPTVDHDESYAKRNDLIHGKPPMMYLSFPSLKNPEAEGHTAEAISFADYTNFAKWKEEPWKKRGEDYNELKATITEGMLSFLEERFPGFRDLIEFTELSTPITTEYFTGHKEGSIYGLSCTPERFRQEWLGVRTTVKNLYLTGADACSPGVAGALMGGVAASSVVLGLSGTLRLMKELFQKSQETD
- the hflX gene encoding GTPase HflX, with translation MELARLVGEISVEIGRQIGLLIERTGYVTHLIVGNDHSIEIPHLDRYRVAHSRLRGLRLFHTHLKEQPLNQEDLMDLVLNRFDSITAACVDKDGIPKFFFSAFINPDPDAKEPWILSPKQYPGQIKYGYSDEVEALESEFTKKTSNLKESQKENRAFLVGVYDVRKMKRSPEHSMAELKELCRTAGIHVVDTYMQKRDPDPRTVVGKGKLQEIILTSVHKDIEHLIFDLELTPSQAKKISDASDLKIIDRTQLILDIFSKNAKSRDGKLQVELAQLKYLKNRLSELDDNMSRLTGGIGGRGPGETKLEIGNRRVEEKINRLENELKDLKRRRELNRKSRSRNEIPIVGIVGYTNAGKSTLLNALTNSTVIAEDKLFATLDPTTRRIRFPEEREIIISDTVGFIHDLPPDLSQAFKATLEELGDADLLLHVVDVTNPNYSEQMDAVDTILNSLQLNEIPRMVVFNKADGLDEETYGNLQKNGSLLVSSITREGLSKLLDLIEYEIWKKKEQKQLEVTSN
- a CDS encoding homoserine dehydrogenase, which codes for MKEVRIGLLGAGVVGTSLLQLLDKNREKIQRHYGINLQLTIIATRNPAKLQGKTNIPVTDDVLSVTKRSDIDMIVELIGGTDTAYQAVRSALENGKTVITANKALLSEKGRELYPIAEKASVELGYEAAVAGSIPIIRTLRDGLASCEFEVICGILNGTTNFILTKMEQESWDYATALKKAQELGFAEADPTFDVEGIDAGHKISLLASLAFREYVSFQTVSVKGISELQSMDIQAALSLGYRIKLLGISKRSSAGILTKVHPTLVPLDHPLANVMNESNAVFYKTKEADSGMMTGKGAGGMPTASAVLSDIIYYASRLGSKDIAKENNLFPEGKRFPEPENLVRYYLRFSTVDKPGVLAEISQILGRHNISIASVQQKESSSEPVSVIVVTHAATEGEFQKSLMEIDTMKNIIKQKTVAIRLLENL